A DNA window from Ignavibacteriales bacterium contains the following coding sequences:
- a CDS encoding triose-phosphate isomerase: MRKKIIAGNWKMNKDIHETASLIAELRERMKDYKNEVDVVICPPYTSLVVAKSLIKDSPIKLGAQNMSQYDDGAYTGETSAKMLTVIGCQYVILGHSERRQYFKETDEIVNAKIKKALGAGLTPIVCIGETLEERETGITDKIITTQVQGVLKELASSEVEKIIIAYEPVWAIGTGKNATPEQANQVHKLIRKQIGQIYSWTVAEKLIIQYGGSMNAQNASALLAQSDIDGGLIGGASLKADAFMAIIQAGVESSL, encoded by the coding sequence ATGCGAAAAAAAATAATTGCCGGCAATTGGAAGATGAACAAAGACATCCATGAAACCGCATCCTTGATTGCAGAATTACGGGAACGGATGAAAGATTACAAGAATGAAGTTGATGTTGTAATCTGTCCGCCTTACACATCTTTGGTCGTGGCGAAATCATTGATCAAAGATTCTCCGATCAAGCTTGGTGCTCAAAACATGTCGCAATATGATGATGGGGCTTACACGGGTGAGACATCGGCGAAAATGCTGACCGTTATCGGTTGTCAATATGTTATACTCGGTCATTCTGAAAGAAGACAATATTTTAAGGAAACCGATGAGATCGTGAATGCCAAAATCAAAAAAGCGCTTGGTGCCGGGCTAACTCCCATTGTCTGCATAGGAGAGACGCTCGAAGAACGAGAAACCGGTATAACCGATAAAATTATTACAACTCAAGTTCAAGGTGTGTTAAAAGAGTTGGCGTCATCCGAAGTGGAGAAAATAATAATTGCTTATGAACCTGTGTGGGCAATCGGCACAGGTAAAAACGCAACACCTGAACAGGCTAATCAGGTTCATAAACTAATCCGAAAACAGATCGGACAAATCTATTCATGGACTGTAGCGGAGAAACTCATTATCCAATATGGTGGAAGTATGAATGCACAAAACGCGTCTGCACTTTTAGCGCAATCCGACATAGATGGCGGATTAATTGGGGGAGCAAGCTTAAAAGCCGATGCGTTTATGGCGATCATTCAGGCTGGTGTTGAATCTTCCCTATAG
- a CDS encoding YIP1 family protein — MELLFVVLPLVGYSQITPAYSNIPFYINGKPTTTGADAALFPDTPSRFKIDLAGTWEYSIDKKTWSKIEVPSCYDYSGKMIFQRSFDIKSEYLDKYTFLLVAYGINYQSEVTINGNFIGRHIGGANSFIFPIPNNTLQVGANNSINISVNSELTPRTTLPLKQHVGGWKTYGGIFRDIYILAVPKLFIEDASITSALSPDFKTAKLNLKIDIADRWSGLKSETGNMLACQVEVFDKLTTELVGRSGLLQIMPKINKTIFSSAEVQVTSPKLWSPETPDLYTVKCQLVSVIGKEISVIDEFIFDHGFREIKWKDGKLSINDKMVPFKGILWREDHESFGASISYDMLERDVASMKTLGTNLVRFLYPPHPYILNLCDRYGIFVLEEIPVDNVPAEILSKDYFQEIATNYAKEMVSRDRRHVSILGWGIGNEFEAANNSVCEFVNGLRNVIKSLDKRSVYFASKSLQNPCFEYVDLIALNNFGEDPKSFKQSLISCVARYPEKPIIVARYGIDVEHGNHNGYSDPYSMEAHARYAMLFFNMMKDVKIAGSIFWSYNDWRTDRPSLVTRATDPFVVSMGLVDLSREKRTAFDVIRALFNDEKVQALPVGNYSSNTPIIYVISGFLMLILFAFMYNANRRFRDSVNRSLFRTYNFFADVRDQRIISNFHSIILAVVIAITLATVSSSIITHYRSNLLFDNIMSQFLPDFIKEWLIRLVWNPAKFILLFSGIILVKLLLIALVIKLFSMIVKTRVMFYHAFSVSIWSSLPYIILIPIGMILFRLMETEFYILPVFIILGVITLWVFVRLLKGISIIYDIYPGRVYAVGIMILILIGVIFYGYLDYTQSTSLYLKYFLEATK, encoded by the coding sequence TTGGAGCTCCTTTTTGTTGTTCTTCCACTTGTCGGATATTCCCAAATCACACCGGCATATTCCAACATCCCTTTTTATATCAACGGTAAACCCACAACTACGGGTGCAGACGCTGCATTATTCCCTGATACCCCTTCCAGATTTAAAATCGACTTAGCAGGAACGTGGGAGTATAGCATCGATAAAAAAACCTGGAGCAAAATTGAAGTCCCCAGTTGTTATGATTATTCCGGTAAGATGATTTTTCAACGATCCTTTGACATTAAGTCGGAGTATCTGGATAAGTATACCTTCCTTCTGGTAGCATATGGCATAAATTATCAGAGCGAAGTTACTATCAACGGGAATTTTATTGGAAGACACATTGGCGGCGCGAATTCTTTTATATTTCCAATCCCGAATAATACTCTTCAGGTAGGAGCCAATAACTCGATAAACATTTCCGTTAACAGCGAGCTTACTCCGCGCACAACTCTCCCATTGAAGCAACATGTTGGCGGATGGAAAACTTATGGCGGTATATTCCGCGATATATATATACTCGCTGTTCCAAAACTTTTCATCGAAGATGCATCCATAACCTCAGCACTTTCTCCCGATTTTAAAACCGCAAAATTGAACCTGAAAATTGATATAGCGGATCGATGGTCGGGGTTGAAATCGGAAACAGGGAACATGCTTGCTTGTCAGGTCGAAGTTTTTGATAAGCTTACGACTGAATTGGTTGGGCGGAGCGGATTGTTGCAGATTATGCCGAAGATAAACAAAACAATTTTTTCTTCCGCCGAAGTTCAAGTGACATCCCCGAAGTTATGGTCGCCCGAAACCCCCGATCTCTACACTGTTAAATGTCAGCTTGTTAGTGTAATCGGAAAAGAAATTTCCGTCATTGATGAATTTATTTTCGATCACGGATTCAGAGAAATAAAATGGAAAGATGGCAAGTTAAGCATCAACGATAAGATGGTACCGTTTAAAGGTATTTTGTGGCGCGAAGATCACGAATCATTCGGAGCGTCGATATCATACGACATGCTGGAACGCGATGTAGCTTCGATGAAGACGCTCGGAACAAATCTTGTCAGGTTTTTATATCCTCCGCATCCTTATATTCTTAACCTGTGTGATAGATACGGAATATTCGTGTTGGAGGAAATTCCCGTTGATAATGTTCCCGCAGAAATACTATCGAAAGATTACTTCCAGGAGATAGCCACGAATTATGCGAAAGAAATGGTATCGCGCGACCGTCGGCATGTATCGATACTCGGATGGGGTATCGGTAATGAGTTCGAGGCGGCAAATAATTCAGTTTGTGAATTTGTGAACGGACTGAGAAACGTTATCAAATCACTCGATAAGCGCAGCGTTTATTTTGCATCTAAATCTCTGCAAAATCCATGCTTTGAATATGTTGATCTGATCGCCCTCAACAATTTTGGAGAAGATCCGAAATCTTTTAAACAGTCTTTAATTTCATGCGTCGCGCGATATCCCGAAAAACCAATTATTGTTGCTAGGTACGGCATCGATGTTGAACACGGCAACCATAACGGCTACAGCGATCCTTATTCCATGGAAGCACATGCGCGCTACGCAATGTTATTCTTCAACATGATGAAAGATGTAAAGATTGCCGGGTCTATTTTTTGGTCTTATAACGATTGGCGTACCGACCGCCCATCATTAGTAACGCGAGCCACCGATCCGTTTGTTGTCTCGATGGGACTGGTTGATTTAAGCCGCGAGAAGCGAACTGCGTTCGATGTTATACGCGCGCTTTTCAACGACGAGAAAGTTCAGGCGCTACCCGTTGGCAATTATTCTTCGAACACACCGATCATTTATGTCATCTCCGGCTTTTTGATGCTGATTCTTTTCGCTTTTATGTATAATGCGAATCGTCGGTTTCGCGACAGCGTTAATAGATCTCTCTTCAGAACATACAATTTTTTTGCCGACGTGCGCGATCAACGTATCATCAGTAATTTCCATTCAATTATTTTAGCTGTTGTCATTGCCATTACATTGGCAACAGTTTCATCAAGTATTATCACTCATTATCGTTCAAATTTATTATTTGATAATATAATGAGTCAGTTTCTTCCCGATTTCATAAAAGAATGGCTTATACGATTAGTATGGAATCCTGCAAAATTTATATTATTGTTTTCGGGCATCATTCTGGTAAAATTATTACTTATTGCTCTGGTAATTAAATTGTTTTCGATGATTGTAAAAACACGCGTAATGTTCTATCATGCTTTTTCGGTATCGATCTGGTCTTCTCTTCCTTATATCATTTTAATTCCGATAGGGATGATTCTTTTTCGACTTATGGAAACTGAATTTTATATTCTCCCCGTCTTCATCATTCTCGGAGTTATAACATTATGGGTTTTCGTTAGATTGTTGAAAGGAATTTCAATTATTTACGATATCTATCCGGGAAGAGTATACGCTGTCGGAATAATGATATTGATTTTAATCGGTGTTATTTTTTACGGTTATCTTGATTACACGCAATCGACTTCGCTATATCTAAAATATTTTTTGGAGGCGACGAAGTAA
- the smc gene encoding chromosome segregation protein SMC — MYLSKIEVIGFKSFAQRINVNFDTGVTAIVGPNGCGKTNIVDAIRWALGEQKYSTLRSDKMEDVIFNGTKTRKPLGLAEVSLTIENTKGILPTDYSEVTITRRVFRSGESEYLLNKVPCRLKDIVDLFMDTGMGSDAYSVIELKMVETILSDKTDERRKLFEEAAGVTKYKVRRKAALRRLDDVQQDLARVNDIVKEVQKTVNSLERQAKKAEQFNEVTGRLKALEVDLLEREYSHLHGKLNPLESKFKIATADKTEIDTALRAEENRVELMQQELNECEKELASAQKSSASKFDEIHRIEERALVAKERRSSLEVNIERYQNEKVDLIQQQETLSIEHSAYQQRKTEQSRHHSEVENIFDHEKQLYAEITREYDEVQSKVTSLKDKILKAAHENVEKRGEMERIKTRIDNLKGRIDRAAEESALYDSDILRVEEQIKELSAKDRDLRKQFAEAEVHLFTHQQTKEQHRRDIDLIRKNGNDISYEIERKKSKIEFLLRMLEGYEGSSEGTRFLLTDEVWKKKNFATVGDLIQVDEKYREPIEAALGDFAQAVVVDTIQDGYSAINELRRLSKGKASFISLDSLPIKRKRGRIALPNSCVSAVEVVKCESKYKPLIEFLLDDVIILTEESNQSELLNRVTGKRFITLEGSLQSSSGFLRGGSKKPGEGGFINKKSQISDLEREISILQSELKEIEDQHNQKLQELNLINLDDDRKVVKSVEKEMTSIEMRIAQLEFEKKRANDGLERNRLEINTVQDEIITMEDQYQKLGDELTLLEDRKSQNDTELESAERLLEQTESAWTAKAKHVNELEIKVVTLQGEIKNLSRDIERAEERRKDIELTLERRDSEIKHAQTEISRLENESNEIDKQIAILQNEYSLLLDQKNDIEQKYVALRTDIHKIELKIKDERRLHDDSVAAAHDLEMKLAEIRSSIEHVKLRAQEEFELELEIKSYPDDEWVNFAHLREEVKILKDRIKILGAINFAAFDEFNSESERLNFLTQQRDDLLEAEKTLLSTIEEINNTAQRKFLETFGAIRTNFIATFKELFMEGDECDLKLEEGVDPLEASIEIIAKPRGKRPTSIDLLSGGEKTLTAIALLFAIYLVKPSPFCILDEVDAPLDDSNIDRYTRILKKFSGNTQFIVVTHNKRTMESAQALYGVTMEEEGVSKIVTVRFNEEARVRSATVTN, encoded by the coding sequence ATGTATTTATCGAAGATTGAAGTTATCGGGTTCAAATCGTTCGCACAAAGAATCAATGTTAATTTTGATACCGGAGTGACGGCGATAGTCGGACCTAACGGTTGCGGGAAAACGAACATTGTTGATGCTATCCGCTGGGCGCTTGGCGAACAAAAGTACAGCACGCTGCGAAGCGATAAAATGGAAGATGTAATTTTTAACGGAACTAAAACAAGGAAACCGCTGGGTCTTGCGGAAGTATCTCTGACAATCGAGAATACAAAGGGGATTCTTCCTACCGATTATTCCGAGGTTACAATCACACGACGCGTTTTCAGATCGGGTGAGAGCGAATATCTGTTGAACAAAGTTCCGTGCCGTTTGAAAGATATCGTAGACCTTTTCATGGATACCGGAATGGGAAGTGATGCGTATTCTGTCATCGAACTGAAAATGGTTGAAACAATTCTCTCCGATAAAACAGACGAACGACGAAAATTGTTCGAAGAAGCCGCCGGTGTAACGAAATATAAAGTGCGCCGTAAGGCAGCTCTGCGCCGTCTGGATGACGTGCAGCAAGATCTCGCTCGTGTCAATGACATCGTAAAAGAAGTTCAAAAAACGGTGAACTCGCTTGAGCGTCAGGCAAAAAAAGCCGAGCAGTTCAACGAAGTTACGGGAAGATTAAAAGCGCTTGAAGTCGATTTGCTGGAGCGGGAGTATTCTCATCTGCACGGCAAGCTTAATCCGCTTGAATCGAAATTCAAAATCGCCACAGCCGATAAAACCGAAATAGATACAGCTTTGCGTGCGGAAGAAAATCGTGTTGAATTGATGCAGCAAGAATTGAACGAGTGTGAAAAAGAACTTGCATCGGCACAAAAATCATCTGCATCGAAGTTTGATGAAATTCACCGAATCGAGGAACGTGCTCTCGTTGCAAAAGAACGGCGCAGCTCGCTTGAAGTGAATATCGAAAGATATCAAAACGAAAAAGTCGATCTGATTCAGCAGCAGGAAACACTTTCAATAGAACATTCCGCGTATCAACAGCGAAAAACAGAGCAAAGCCGTCACCATTCCGAAGTGGAAAATATTTTCGATCATGAAAAGCAACTATACGCCGAGATCACAAGAGAATATGATGAGGTGCAATCGAAAGTAACTTCACTGAAAGATAAAATTTTAAAAGCAGCTCATGAAAATGTTGAGAAGCGTGGTGAGATGGAGCGTATCAAAACGCGCATCGATAATTTAAAGGGGAGAATAGATAGAGCTGCCGAAGAAAGTGCATTATACGATTCAGATATCCTGCGGGTTGAAGAACAGATAAAAGAATTATCAGCCAAGGATCGCGATTTACGGAAACAATTTGCAGAGGCAGAGGTGCATCTGTTCACACATCAGCAAACGAAAGAGCAGCACCGCCGCGATATCGACCTGATCAGAAAGAATGGGAACGATATTTCATATGAAATTGAAAGAAAAAAATCGAAGATTGAATTTCTCCTCCGCATGCTCGAAGGTTATGAAGGATCATCAGAGGGAACACGATTTCTTTTAACGGATGAGGTTTGGAAGAAGAAAAATTTTGCAACTGTCGGAGATTTGATTCAAGTCGATGAAAAATACCGGGAGCCAATTGAGGCGGCGCTCGGAGATTTTGCTCAGGCAGTTGTGGTAGATACCATTCAGGATGGTTATTCCGCAATTAATGAATTAAGACGCTTAAGTAAAGGCAAGGCGAGTTTCATCAGTTTGGATTCGTTGCCTATCAAGAGGAAGCGCGGAAGGATAGCGCTGCCGAATTCATGCGTCAGTGCTGTTGAAGTTGTAAAATGCGAATCTAAATATAAACCTTTGATTGAATTTTTACTGGATGATGTTATCATATTAACGGAAGAATCGAATCAATCGGAATTATTAAATCGGGTAACCGGTAAAAGATTTATTACGCTCGAAGGTTCTTTGCAATCCAGTTCCGGTTTTCTGCGCGGTGGCAGTAAGAAACCGGGTGAAGGCGGATTCATCAACAAGAAATCCCAAATCTCTGATCTTGAGAGAGAAATCTCGATTCTTCAGTCCGAACTTAAAGAGATTGAAGATCAGCACAATCAAAAGCTGCAGGAATTAAATCTCATAAATCTGGATGATGACCGTAAGGTTGTAAAGTCGGTAGAAAAAGAGATGACTTCAATCGAGATGCGGATTGCGCAGTTGGAATTCGAGAAGAAGCGCGCCAACGACGGTCTTGAACGAAATCGTCTTGAAATTAACACCGTGCAGGATGAAATCATCACGATGGAAGATCAATACCAGAAATTAGGTGATGAACTCACGCTGCTCGAAGACCGTAAATCTCAAAATGATACAGAACTTGAAAGTGCCGAACGATTGCTTGAACAAACAGAATCGGCATGGACAGCTAAAGCCAAGCATGTTAACGAGCTCGAAATCAAAGTGGTAACATTACAGGGCGAGATAAAAAATCTCTCCCGCGACATTGAAAGAGCCGAAGAACGACGAAAAGATATCGAATTGACTCTGGAACGTCGCGATTCTGAAATTAAACACGCGCAAACTGAAATATCCCGCTTGGAAAATGAAAGCAATGAGATCGATAAACAAATAGCTATTTTGCAAAATGAGTACAGTCTTCTTCTTGATCAGAAAAATGATATTGAACAAAAATACGTGGCATTGCGGACAGATATTCATAAAATCGAATTAAAAATAAAAGACGAGCGGAGGTTGCACGATGATTCTGTGGCTGCCGCCCACGATCTTGAAATGAAGCTGGCGGAAATACGCTCAAGTATTGAACATGTAAAATTGCGTGCTCAGGAAGAATTCGAATTGGAGCTTGAGATAAAAAGTTATCCCGATGACGAATGGGTTAATTTTGCTCACCTCCGTGAAGAGGTGAAAATATTGAAAGATCGCATCAAAATTCTTGGCGCCATCAATTTTGCTGCTTTTGATGAGTTTAACAGCGAGAGTGAGCGCCTCAATTTTCTCACTCAGCAACGCGACGATCTGTTGGAAGCCGAGAAAACACTCCTCAGCACCATCGAGGAAATAAACAATACCGCGCAGAGAAAATTTCTTGAAACATTCGGTGCTATTCGTACTAACTTTATTGCAACATTCAAGGAATTGTTCATGGAGGGTGATGAGTGCGATCTGAAGTTAGAAGAGGGTGTAGATCCGCTTGAAGCGAGTATCGAAATAATCGCAAAACCGCGTGGTAAAAGACCGACTTCGATAGATTTACTATCCGGCGGAGAAAAAACGTTGACTGCAATTGCACTTCTCTTTGCAATATATCTGGTCAAGCCGAGTCCGTTCTGCATTTTAGACGAAGTTGACGCGCCGTTAGACGATTCAAACATCGATCGGTACACGCGGATTTTGAAAAAATTTTCCGGCAACACACAATTTATTGTAGTAACACATAACAAGAGAACAATGGAATCGGCGCAAGCCCTTTACGGCGTTACGATGGAAGAGGAGGGCGTGTCGAAAATAGTTACGGTAAGGTTCAACGAAGAAGCGCGCGTTCGTTCTGCCACTGTCACAAATTGA
- a CDS encoding MtnX-like HAD-IB family phosphatase, whose amino-acid sequence MIKIFIDFDGTITTRDVGDAMFISFGGDICREYIRKYRAGDLTAEECFNLECRSCNGISKTDLDLFLDSQSIDSTFIDFHRYCKEQEIPHFILSDGMDYYIKRILENNGIADIPFFTNHLEVISLGYERGILLEPSFPFLDENCDRCACCKRNHMLAQTADDDIIVYIGEGFSDRCPVRYADIVFAKDELLTYCQQENISYFEYRTFSDVKARLQMLVSKKQSKKNYGLHKRRQAQLATRDVYLGG is encoded by the coding sequence ATGATAAAAATCTTTATCGATTTTGACGGAACTATAACAACCCGGGATGTGGGTGATGCTATGTTCATTTCATTCGGTGGAGATATTTGCAGAGAGTATATCCGGAAATATCGGGCTGGAGATTTAACTGCCGAGGAATGCTTCAATCTTGAATGCCGGTCTTGTAACGGAATATCAAAAACCGATCTGGATCTTTTTCTTGATAGTCAAAGTATCGATTCCACGTTCATAGATTTTCACCGGTATTGTAAAGAGCAGGAGATTCCGCATTTTATTCTGAGTGACGGAATGGATTATTATATTAAAAGAATTTTAGAGAATAACGGAATCGCTGATATTCCTTTTTTTACCAATCATCTGGAGGTCATTTCTCTTGGTTATGAAAGAGGGATTTTACTCGAACCTTCATTTCCTTTTCTTGATGAAAATTGCGATCGTTGTGCATGCTGTAAAAGAAATCATATGCTTGCACAAACGGCGGATGACGATATTATAGTCTATATCGGAGAAGGTTTCTCGGACCGGTGCCCTGTTCGTTATGCCGATATTGTTTTTGCTAAGGACGAACTTTTAACATACTGTCAGCAAGAAAATATTTCATACTTCGAATACCGCACATTTTCAGATGTTAAAGCACGCCTCCAGATGTTGGTGTCAAAAAAGCAATCGAAGAAAAATTATGGGTTACACAAGCGCCGTCAGGCGCAACTTGCAACCCGCGATGTTTATTTAGGTGGATAA
- a CDS encoding isoprenylcysteine carboxylmethyltransferase family protein: protein MDIRQTLFKYRSYTPIPFLLVLLLLAQPTIISFVAGFCFVLVGEFFRLWGVSFAGSETRTTGPVGASSLITSGPFSYVRNPLYLGNLLMYTGFGVMANLPALALAGFLYFFLQYTLIVSLEEEQLTKKFLDEYVRYFESVPRFIPVCKKYEGAKDPQPKIDWGKGLRSERRTLQATILVIILIVIIWIVRGQQ from the coding sequence ATGGATATACGACAAACTCTTTTTAAATACAGAAGCTACACACCTATTCCTTTTTTATTAGTGTTGCTTTTGTTGGCTCAGCCGACAATCATCAGTTTTGTTGCCGGATTTTGCTTTGTTCTGGTTGGCGAGTTTTTTCGTTTATGGGGTGTCTCCTTCGCCGGGAGTGAAACAAGAACAACCGGACCTGTTGGGGCTTCATCATTAATAACGAGCGGTCCATTCAGCTATGTTCGAAATCCGCTCTATCTCGGTAACCTGCTGATGTATACAGGTTTCGGGGTGATGGCAAATTTACCGGCTCTAGCTTTAGCAGGATTTCTTTATTTCTTTTTGCAGTATACGCTTATCGTCAGCTTAGAAGAGGAACAGTTAACCAAGAAATTTCTTGATGAGTATGTTCGGTATTTTGAATCCGTTCCACGTTTTATTCCGGTATGTAAAAAATATGAAGGAGCAAAAGATCCTCAACCTAAAATCGATTGGGGAAAAGGATTGAGATCGGAGCGAAGAACTCTTCAAGCAACGATATTGGTAATCATTTTAATCGTGATTATCTGGATTGTCAGGGGGCAACAATAG
- the lpxB gene encoding lipid-A-disaccharide synthase, translating to MRVMMIAGEASGDLHGAGVVKEIMKREPDSVIFGIGGDKMRAAGMELVYHLKEISVMGFLEVLQHLPLLRSVEHTMRVLLKLKKPDVVVLIDYPGFNLRFAKIAREAGMKIVYYISPQVWAWHPGRVKKMKSIIDKMLVVFPFEPEIYQREGIDAEFVGHPLLEAFTEPQGHSEFCKRNNFDPEKPILGLFPGSRRQELERIFPAMLGAARILNRMHGIQIAVGVSSILDYEYVKSFVRDENEVHLIQHATYDLMKNSDLAIVTSGTATLETAFYQTPMIVVYKTSWLTYLIGRIFVQIKNISLANIVAGEQIVPEILQSKVNPENLAFHASKLLTNPDERKKMSEKMSVIKERLGTKGASARVANRILSMKQV from the coding sequence GTGCGGGTAATGATGATAGCCGGTGAGGCATCGGGTGATTTGCATGGAGCCGGAGTTGTGAAAGAGATTATGAAACGAGAACCCGACAGTGTAATCTTCGGTATCGGCGGAGATAAAATGCGAGCGGCCGGAATGGAACTCGTTTATCATTTAAAAGAAATTTCGGTGATGGGATTCTTGGAAGTTCTTCAACATCTTCCTCTTTTACGATCGGTTGAACATACGATGCGCGTCTTGCTGAAATTAAAAAAACCGGATGTAGTTGTGTTGATCGATTATCCCGGCTTCAATCTCCGCTTCGCTAAAATCGCGCGTGAAGCGGGGATGAAAATAGTTTATTATATCAGCCCTCAAGTGTGGGCTTGGCATCCGGGCAGAGTTAAAAAAATGAAATCGATAATTGATAAGATGCTGGTTGTATTTCCATTCGAACCAGAAATTTATCAACGGGAAGGTATCGACGCGGAGTTCGTCGGGCATCCGCTGCTCGAAGCATTTACCGAACCGCAGGGGCATTCGGAGTTTTGCAAGAGAAATAACTTTGATCCGGAAAAACCTATACTCGGATTGTTCCCAGGCAGTCGCAGGCAGGAATTAGAACGCATCTTCCCGGCAATGCTTGGCGCAGCGCGGATTTTAAACAGAATGCACGGTATACAGATTGCAGTTGGAGTTTCTTCCATACTCGATTATGAATATGTTAAATCGTTTGTTCGGGATGAAAACGAAGTTCACCTGATTCAACACGCTACATACGATTTGATGAAAAATTCGGATCTTGCTATCGTTACTTCGGGTACCGCGACGCTCGAAACGGCATTTTATCAAACACCGATGATAGTTGTATATAAAACTTCCTGGCTCACATACTTAATAGGCAGGATATTTGTTCAGATCAAAAATATAAGTCTGGCAAACATAGTGGCGGGAGAACAAATTGTTCCCGAAATATTGCAATCGAAAGTTAATCCGGAAAATCTTGCATTTCACGCATCTAAATTATTAACGAATCCTGACGAACGAAAAAAAATGTCGGAGAAGATGTCGGTAATTAAGGAACGGCTAGGCACTAAAGGGGCATCGGCTCGGGTTGCAAATAGAATATTATCGATGAAACAAGTATGA
- the lpxK gene encoding tetraacyldisaccharide 4'-kinase, translating into MLLPLSWVYGWIMSLRNILFDFKIFRTRYFSIPIISVGNITAGGTGKTPFVEYLVRYYLEFGVKVCVISRGYKRSTIGMRVVSDGNKIFGDAHSNGDEPQQISEKFIGVIVIVDEKRVRAVEYAIKRFQPSIIILDDAFQHRSLGRNIDIVMIDGKINLRKTKMIPAGNRRESLGGLRRADLLVFSNVSATSQNVLNSLKPYSSASSVGIKYNIKTIRSLSTNQTISVNDLVGASCIVFCGIGAPAAFRQTLAELKVNVVEFMVYPDHHYYTIDEIQNIKRYFDIRKAKYIITTEKDAMRLRNQGEQFPLQSCYFIEVEVSFIAGETLLHFALKEKIDKLFL; encoded by the coding sequence ATGCTTTTACCATTATCCTGGGTGTATGGATGGATAATGAGTTTACGCAACATATTGTTCGATTTTAAAATATTTCGGACTCGATATTTTAGCATACCAATCATCTCTGTGGGTAATATCACTGCGGGCGGAACAGGGAAAACACCGTTTGTTGAATACCTCGTCCGTTATTATCTGGAATTTGGTGTCAAGGTATGTGTAATAAGCCGCGGGTACAAGCGATCAACGATCGGGATGCGTGTTGTTTCGGACGGGAATAAAATATTTGGCGACGCTCATTCAAACGGTGATGAACCGCAGCAGATTTCAGAAAAATTCATCGGTGTCATCGTGATTGTGGATGAAAAACGTGTTCGCGCTGTTGAGTATGCAATAAAAAGATTTCAACCGAGCATAATCATTTTAGATGATGCGTTTCAACATCGTTCGCTCGGGAGAAATATCGATATAGTGATGATTGACGGGAAAATTAATCTCCGGAAAACAAAAATGATACCGGCAGGTAACAGACGTGAATCACTCGGTGGTTTAAGACGTGCGGATTTATTGGTGTTCTCAAATGTTTCGGCAACTTCGCAAAATGTGTTAAATAGTCTCAAGCCGTATTCATCTGCGTCATCAGTTGGTATAAAATATAATATAAAAACAATTAGATCCTTATCTACAAATCAAACAATATCAGTTAACGATTTGGTTGGAGCCTCTTGTATTGTTTTTTGTGGAATCGGAGCCCCTGCCGCGTTTCGTCAAACGCTGGCAGAGTTGAAAGTGAATGTTGTTGAGTTCATGGTTTATCCCGATCATCACTATTACACAATCGACGAAATTCAGAATATCAAAAGGTATTTCGATATTAGAAAAGCAAAATATATTATTACGACTGAAAAAGATGCAATGCGTTTACGTAATCAGGGTGAACAATTCCCGCTCCAATCTTGTTACTTTATTGAAGTGGAAGTCTCTTTTATAGCAGGGGAAACATTGCTTCATTTTGCTTTGAAAGAGAAAATTGACAAACTTTTTTTATGA